TTAAGACTGTTCTGGACCCTCAGCACCATGAGCAATTTGTCTTGAATGCCTTAAAACGGGCGGATTATTTCCGAATAGAAAATATTGTACCTATGTATGAGGCCTATTATAATTCCGTTTTGACACAAATGCCCAAACCTTCCATCGCATGATTTTAGGTAAGGGATTTTTGTGGTGATTCTGCCGTTGCAGCATCCTTAAGAATGTCCTATTTTATTGTACCTTTACCCAGTTTTTTGTTCATTATTTTGCGCTTTTCATGAAAGTAGGAATCTTAACCGGTGGGGGCGATTGTCCCGGACTCAATGCCGTTTTGCGTGCCGTCTGTAAATCCCTTATTCTCCAACACGGTGCCGAGATTATTGGCTTTGAAGATGGCTTTGAGGGCATGATCGAGCAGCGGACGATCCCACTCACCCTTCGTGCTGTGGCGGGTATTCAAGATGAAGGGGGAACCATTCTGGGTACCAGTAACAAGGCCAATCCGTTTAAATATTTTCGTCGCAACAATACCGATGTGTCTGACGAGGTCTTAAAGTATTACCATGCGCTTGGTTTGGATGCAGTGGTTGTGTTAGGAGGCGATGGCTCTATGACCATCGCCGAGGGGCTTTACCGAAAAGGCATTAATATTTTAGGCATTCCCAAAACGATTGATAACGATTTGATGGGTACCGACCAAACTTTTGGGTTTGATACGGCGGTTTCAATTGCAACAGAAGCCTTGGATCGTATCCATACCACCGCCCAAAGCCATCATCGTGTATTGATCGTAGAATTAATGGGACGTTATGCCGGATGGATTACCCTCTATGCTGGGGTAGCAAGTGGCTCCGATATCATCCTCATTCCGGAGATTCCGTATAATGTAGAAGCGATTATTGAACGGTGCCGCGAACGCGAGCGTGACGGACGGCGATTTACCGTTATTGCAGTTGCTGAAGGGGCTTTAGAACAGGAAAAAGGGCTGATCGTTCGCGAAACCATTGCCGATAGTCCCGACCCAATCCGACTTGGCGGGGTGGCAAATTATTTAGCCGTCCGCTTAAAAGATGGCATAGAGAGTGAAATTCGTACCACTATTTTGGGGCATATTCAACGGGGCGGAACGCCCACGCCTGCCGATCGTGTGCTTTCAACGGTTTTTGGAACTTATGCCGCCGAATTGGTTGCCAAGAAACAATTTGGTGTGATGGTGGCCCTGCAAAATAATGATTTTACAACGATTCCACTCGATCAGGTGGCCCATAAAACGCGAACTGTTCCACTGAACCACCCCGTCTTACGTGCTGCGCAAGCCATTGGAACCAGTTTCGGCGTCTAAAATATATCATTCATGAGTCCAATACTCCTTCTTCTTGAACTCGGAGCCTCGAAGCAACAAAGGAACGCGATGCCGAAATCAAGCGCAAGCGCAGATTCACGAAGCGTAGCGGAGTAAACGGGGCTTGACTATTTGATTCCGCTTCGCTCCATCAGTCGGCTTCGCCTCGTGTGGCGCACGGTACTACGCTGCGGGGATTGGCCGCTGGCTCTCGGTGGATCCGATGGCGGAGAAATACCCAGCATGGAGTCCGTATAATTATGTGATGAACAACCCGTGCAATAAATTTGACCCGGACGGGAAAGAACCTTGTTGCGACTATGTATCTCAAAACAATGGTGCATACCGAGAAATTAAGACGGCTCCTGCTCAGCCAAGTAGGTTCTATTTAGGCGGTATAAGTGATAGTAATAAACCTAAGTACATGACAAAAAAGGGGTAATGATTTTTTGGTACAAGTGATTAAATTGATTGATTAAGACTTGCGCCACCCATT
The genomic region above belongs to Bacteroidetes Order II. bacterium and contains:
- a CDS encoding ATP-dependent 6-phosphofructokinase encodes the protein MKVGILTGGGDCPGLNAVLRAVCKSLILQHGAEIIGFEDGFEGMIEQRTIPLTLRAVAGIQDEGGTILGTSNKANPFKYFRRNNTDVSDEVLKYYHALGLDAVVVLGGDGSMTIAEGLYRKGINILGIPKTIDNDLMGTDQTFGFDTAVSIATEALDRIHTTAQSHHRVLIVELMGRYAGWITLYAGVASGSDIILIPEIPYNVEAIIERCRERERDGRRFTVIAVAEGALEQEKGLIVRETIADSPDPIRLGGVANYLAVRLKDGIESEIRTTILGHIQRGGTPTPADRVLSTVFGTYAAELVAKKQFGVMVALQNNDFTTIPLDQVAHKTRTVPLNHPVLRAAQAIGTSFGV